The following coding sequences are from one Streptomyces venezuelae window:
- a CDS encoding rod shape-determining protein has translation MTVSLEQLRRCHIAVDLGAARTRVYVKGAGLVVDQPSAAAVNTRTGALIAVGQFAEQMTGRTPGYIRVVRPVSGGTVVDIEMAQRMLRNLIGEKLRRTLRRKPRLRAAACTPHDADPLAQRAAVETMVGLGARRVELVDTLIAAAVGCGLPVERPEATMILVCGAATTQVAVLSLGSIVTAERIPVGGEAIDNAIVQHLRHHHELMLPSQSVRPLQLALRGNGLTPQGPESTEIHGRDVATGLARSVQVDTAAVRDAIHTPLTAVLDGIGKVLRDCPPDLVADLADRGIMMVGGSALLPGLDQMLRDATGMPVHIAERPDVCAVLGLGAMLEGKIQPLALAPLSG, from the coding sequence ATGACCGTCAGTCTGGAGCAGTTGCGCCGCTGCCACATCGCCGTCGACCTGGGAGCCGCGAGGACCCGCGTGTACGTGAAGGGCGCGGGCCTCGTCGTCGACCAGCCGAGCGCCGCCGCCGTCAACACGCGCACGGGCGCGCTCATCGCGGTAGGCCAGTTCGCCGAGCAGATGACGGGACGTACGCCCGGCTACATCCGGGTCGTGCGCCCCGTCTCCGGCGGCACCGTCGTCGACATCGAGATGGCGCAGCGCATGCTGCGCAACCTGATCGGCGAGAAGCTCCGCCGCACCCTGCGCCGCAAGCCCCGGCTGCGCGCCGCCGCCTGCACGCCGCACGACGCGGACCCGCTGGCCCAGCGCGCCGCCGTCGAGACGATGGTCGGGCTCGGGGCGCGCCGCGTGGAACTCGTCGACACGCTCATCGCGGCGGCCGTCGGCTGCGGGCTCCCCGTGGAGCGCCCCGAGGCGACGATGATCCTCGTCTGCGGCGCCGCCACGACGCAGGTCGCGGTCCTCTCCCTCGGCTCGATCGTGACCGCGGAACGCATTCCCGTCGGCGGCGAGGCCATCGACAACGCGATCGTGCAGCACCTGCGCCACCACCATGAACTGATGCTGCCCTCCCAGTCCGTACGCCCCCTCCAGCTCGCGCTGCGCGGCAACGGCCTGACCCCGCAGGGCCCGGAGTCGACGGAGATCCACGGCAGGGACGTCGCGACCGGCCTCGCCCGCTCCGTCCAGGTCGACACGGCCGCCGTCCGCGACGCCATCCACACCCCGCTCACCGCCGTGCTCGACGGCATCGGCAAGGTGCTGCGCGACTGCCCGCCGGACCTGGTGGCCGACCTCGCGGACCGCGGAATCATGATGGTCGGCGGCAGCGCGCTGCTGCCGGGGCTCGACCAGATGCTGCGGGACGCGACCGGAATGCCCGTACATATCGCGGAACGGCCGGATGTATGCGCTGTTCTGGGACTTGGTGCGATGCTTGAGGGCAAGATCCAACCACTGGCGCTGGCGCCCCTGTCCGGCTGA
- a CDS encoding xylulokinase, whose translation MGIVAGLDSSPDFTRIVVCDTDTGAVLKQGYAPHPLENAEGGGRPSDVDPQAWLLSLGEAAGGGLLEGVQAIGVSAQQNALVPLDQHGNTVRPALVGNDRRAQVAAVDLIDGLGGREAWAQSVGCVPQAPHPVTKLRWLAKNEPESARRTAALLQAPDWLVWQLLGRPARRTTDRGGASGTGYWSAASGTYRPDLVEMALGHQAMLPEVIGPAEAAGTTPEGLLISAGTGETMAAAFGLGVQRGDAVVSLGASGSVMAVHHEALVDAAGNITSLADATGMHLPVVHTSNAVRVLRGSAEMLGLTDLEELSALAMKSTPGAHGLVLLPYLEGEKTPNLPHAAGTLTGLRRESMKPEHLARAAFEGMLCGLGDALDVLRGRGVEVRRVFLLGAAAELPAVQAAAPMLFGTQVVVPQPADYAAIGAARQAAWALTGQLPLWQGASAQVFEPGEELAVGQAVRQQYVTVREQSHPGAFAY comes from the coding sequence ATGGGGATAGTCGCAGGGTTGGACAGTTCGCCCGATTTCACGCGCATCGTGGTCTGTGACACGGACACGGGTGCCGTACTGAAGCAGGGGTACGCACCGCATCCGCTGGAGAACGCCGAGGGCGGCGGGCGGCCCTCCGACGTGGATCCACAGGCCTGGCTGCTCTCCCTCGGCGAAGCCGCCGGGGGCGGGCTGCTGGAAGGCGTGCAGGCCATCGGCGTGTCCGCCCAGCAGAACGCGCTCGTACCGCTCGACCAGCACGGCAACACCGTGCGGCCCGCGCTCGTCGGCAACGATCGACGGGCGCAGGTGGCCGCCGTCGACCTGATCGACGGACTCGGCGGCCGGGAGGCCTGGGCGCAGTCCGTCGGATGCGTGCCGCAGGCGCCGCACCCGGTCACCAAGCTGCGCTGGCTGGCGAAGAACGAACCGGAGTCCGCGCGCCGCACCGCCGCCCTCCTCCAGGCGCCGGACTGGCTCGTGTGGCAGCTGCTCGGCCGGCCCGCCCGGCGCACGACCGACCGCGGCGGCGCGTCGGGCACCGGGTACTGGTCGGCGGCGAGCGGAACGTACCGCCCCGATCTCGTCGAGATGGCCCTCGGGCACCAGGCGATGCTGCCCGAGGTGATCGGGCCCGCCGAGGCCGCGGGGACGACGCCCGAAGGGCTCCTGATCTCGGCCGGAACGGGCGAGACCATGGCCGCCGCATTCGGGCTCGGGGTCCAGCGGGGCGACGCCGTGGTGTCGCTCGGCGCCTCGGGCTCCGTGATGGCCGTGCACCACGAGGCGCTCGTCGACGCGGCGGGCAACATCACCTCCCTCGCGGACGCCACCGGCATGCACCTGCCGGTCGTCCACACCTCGAATGCCGTACGCGTCCTGCGCGGCTCCGCCGAGATGCTCGGGCTCACCGACCTGGAGGAGCTCTCCGCGCTCGCCATGAAGTCGACTCCCGGCGCCCACGGACTGGTCCTCCTCCCCTACCTGGAGGGTGAGAAGACGCCCAACCTGCCGCACGCAGCCGGGACGCTGACCGGGCTGCGGCGCGAGTCCATGAAGCCCGAGCACCTGGCGCGTGCCGCCTTCGAGGGCATGCTGTGCGGCCTCGGCGACGCGCTCGACGTCCTGCGGGGGCGCGGGGTGGAGGTCCGGCGCGTGTTCCTGCTGGGCGCCGCCGCCGAGCTGCCCGCCGTGCAGGCCGCGGCTCCGATGCTGTTCGGGACGCAGGTCGTGGTGCCCCAGCCCGCGGACTACGCGGCGATCGGTGCGGCACGGCAGGCCGCGTGGGCGCTGACCGGACAGCTGCCGCTCTGGCAGGGCGCCTCGGCGCAGGTCTTCGAGCCGGGCGAGGAGCTCGCGGTGGGGCAGGCCGTACGGCAGCAGTACGTGACGGTGCGGGAGCAGTCCCATCCGGGGGCCTTCGCGTACTGA
- a CDS encoding YihY/virulence factor BrkB family protein, translating into MALFDEDKHPRDKQTRDGQTRDEQTRDRLTPDEHTPDETEPALGTGPDPEVERAAPDEPTELPARSWWAVLRRTGKEFMDDELPDRAAALTYYGVLSLFPALLVLVSLLGVIGESATHKVLDNLQDLAPGPVRDLLGDSVRQLSDSGGTSGVMAIVGLVLALWSASGYVAAFIRTSNAVYDLPEGRPVWKLTPLRIALTVVLMVLLAISALIVVFTGPLAERAGDAIGVGDEALTVWSIAKWPVLLVLVILMIALLFWRAPNVRGPGFRWLSPGSAVAVLLWLLASGGFALYVANFASYNKTYGTLAGVVVFLIWLWLSNLAILLGLEFDAELARQRAISGGMPPEEEPYVEPRDTRKWPRRRKQRVTRKA; encoded by the coding sequence ATGGCACTCTTCGACGAGGACAAGCACCCACGGGACAAGCAGACCCGGGACGGGCAGACGCGGGACGAGCAGACCCGGGACAGGCTCACGCCGGACGAGCACACGCCGGACGAGACCGAGCCCGCCCTCGGCACCGGTCCGGACCCGGAGGTCGAGCGGGCCGCCCCCGACGAACCCACCGAGCTGCCCGCACGCTCCTGGTGGGCGGTGCTGCGGCGCACCGGCAAGGAGTTCATGGACGACGAGCTCCCCGACCGCGCCGCCGCCCTCACCTATTACGGCGTTCTCTCCCTCTTCCCCGCGCTGCTGGTCCTCGTCTCGCTCCTCGGCGTGATCGGCGAGTCGGCGACCCACAAGGTCCTGGACAACCTCCAGGACCTGGCGCCGGGCCCGGTGCGGGACCTGCTCGGGGACTCGGTGCGGCAGCTGAGCGACAGCGGCGGCACCAGCGGGGTGATGGCGATCGTGGGCCTGGTGCTCGCGCTCTGGTCGGCGTCCGGATATGTGGCGGCGTTCATCCGTACCTCCAACGCCGTGTACGACCTCCCCGAAGGCCGACCGGTGTGGAAACTGACCCCGCTGCGGATAGCGCTGACCGTGGTCCTGATGGTCCTGCTCGCCATCAGCGCGCTGATCGTCGTCTTCACGGGCCCGCTGGCCGAACGCGCCGGCGACGCGATCGGTGTGGGCGACGAGGCGCTGACGGTGTGGTCCATCGCGAAGTGGCCGGTCCTGCTGGTCCTCGTGATCCTGATGATCGCCCTGCTCTTCTGGCGGGCCCCCAATGTCCGCGGCCCCGGCTTCCGCTGGCTGAGCCCCGGCAGCGCCGTCGCGGTCCTGCTCTGGCTGCTGGCCTCCGGCGGCTTCGCCCTGTACGTCGCCAACTTCGCCTCGTACAACAAGACGTACGGCACCCTCGCGGGCGTCGTCGTCTTCCTGATCTGGCTGTGGCTGTCGAACCTGGCGATCCTGCTGGGCCTGGAGTTCGACGCGGAACTGGCCCGCCAGCGGGCGATCTCCGGCGGCATGCCCCCGGAGGAGGAGCCGTACGTGGAACCCCGCGACACCCGCAAATGGCCCCGCCGCCGCAAGCAGCGCGTGACACGGAAGGCCTAG
- a CDS encoding GAF domain-containing protein, whose product MPMGEGEGEGEDDAPRPSMQPILEAVLSVGTDLELQATLQHIVDSAARLTGAGLGTLGVDAPGHAGPAELFVAGGPGCRPDGVPCVRPTADGTVIDVPIHVHDDPFGTLLLAEKAGGGPFTDEDRQLLRVLASQAGIAIGNARLFEAARQRERWIEGAAAVTTALLTGEAAADALMTVADRARILAGAAAGVILQPTEAGGMRIVAAATDGEPHGWGASAHRRAPTGDGTSRPAGEPGDAPRPPSRTTPDPTPDPNTHTHHNDLIGTTIEPGSAVLTQLLGGEPVYIDDSATDPRMTTHVRARFGPSMMLPLQAGGRLIGTLALPRRRGAPAYTSAERLLATQFASQAALALVLADAQQSRRRLAVFEDRDRIARDLHDLVVQRLFATGMMLDATRRKAESAKVESTLDHAVDELESTIQEVRTAIFALQQPPADAPATFRGKVLRETAGASAILGVQPSVHFAGAVDTQVTEPAAGRLLAALRRALAATSRRTGVTRVDVAVDARATLPDGRAGVRLTVYDDGDTDGVEAGTTVTWQAPL is encoded by the coding sequence ATGCCGATGGGCGAGGGCGAAGGCGAAGGTGAGGACGACGCGCCGCGGCCCTCGATGCAGCCGATCCTCGAAGCGGTCCTCAGCGTCGGCACGGACCTCGAACTCCAGGCGACCCTGCAGCACATCGTGGACAGCGCGGCCCGGCTGACCGGCGCCGGGCTCGGCACGCTCGGCGTCGACGCCCCCGGTCACGCGGGCCCGGCCGAGCTGTTCGTGGCGGGCGGCCCCGGGTGCCGCCCTGACGGCGTGCCGTGCGTACGCCCGACCGCGGACGGCACCGTCATCGACGTACCCATCCACGTCCATGACGACCCGTTCGGCACGCTGCTGCTCGCCGAGAAGGCCGGGGGCGGGCCCTTCACCGACGAGGACCGCCAGCTCCTGCGGGTCCTGGCGAGCCAGGCGGGCATCGCGATCGGCAACGCCCGCCTGTTCGAGGCGGCCCGGCAACGGGAGCGCTGGATCGAGGGCGCGGCGGCGGTCACCACGGCCCTGCTCACCGGCGAGGCGGCGGCGGACGCGCTGATGACGGTGGCGGACCGGGCGCGGATCCTCGCGGGCGCCGCGGCGGGCGTGATCCTGCAGCCCACGGAGGCGGGCGGCATGCGGATCGTCGCGGCGGCGACGGACGGGGAGCCGCACGGGTGGGGGGCATCGGCACACAGGCGTGCGCCGACGGGGGACGGTACGTCACGCCCCGCGGGAGAGCCCGGGGACGCACCCCGCCCACCCTCACGCACCACCCCCGATCCCACTCCCGACCCAAACACCCACACCCACCACAACGACCTGATCGGCACCACGATCGAGCCCGGCAGCGCGGTCCTCACCCAGCTGCTCGGCGGCGAACCCGTGTACATCGACGACTCGGCGACCGACCCCCGTATGACCACGCACGTGCGCGCCCGTTTCGGCCCCAGCATGATGCTGCCGCTGCAGGCGGGTGGCCGCCTCATCGGCACGCTCGCACTCCCCCGCAGGCGCGGCGCCCCCGCCTACACCTCCGCCGAACGCCTGCTCGCCACCCAGTTCGCCTCACAGGCCGCGCTCGCCCTCGTCCTCGCCGACGCCCAGCAGAGCCGTCGGCGCCTCGCGGTCTTCGAGGACCGCGACCGCATCGCCCGCGACCTGCACGACCTCGTGGTCCAGCGCCTCTTCGCGACCGGCATGATGCTGGACGCGACGCGCCGCAAGGCGGAGTCGGCCAAGGTCGAGTCGACCCTCGACCACGCCGTGGACGAGCTGGAGTCCACGATCCAGGAGGTCCGCACCGCCATCTTCGCGCTCCAGCAGCCCCCCGCCGACGCCCCCGCCACCTTCCGGGGCAAGGTGCTGCGCGAGACGGCGGGCGCGTCCGCGATCCTCGGCGTCCAGCCGTCCGTGCACTTCGCCGGGGCCGTCGACACGCAGGTCACGGAGCCCGCGGCGGGCCGCCTGCTCGCCGCCCTGCGCCGGGCCCTGGCCGCGACGTCCCGCCGCACCGGCGTCACCCGCGTGGATGTCGCGGTCGACGCGCGGGCCACGCTGCCGGACGGCCGCGCGGGGGTACGGCTGACGGTGTACGACGACGGGGACACGGACGGCGTGGAGGCGGGCACGACAGTGACGTGGCAGGCCCCGCTGTAA
- a CDS encoding molybdopterin-binding protein → MQSYTIGRAARLLGVSPDTARRWADAGRVATHRDEGGRRLIDGRDLAAFAVEVGQGAAAGAGGGDEEVSYTSARNAFPGIVTAVKLGDVAAQVEIQAGPHRLVSLLTREAVEELGLEVGVEATARVKSTSVHIDRA, encoded by the coding sequence ATGCAGTCCTACACAATCGGGCGGGCCGCCCGTCTGCTCGGGGTCAGTCCCGACACCGCTCGTCGTTGGGCCGATGCCGGACGGGTCGCCACGCATCGGGACGAGGGCGGGCGGCGGCTCATCGACGGGCGCGATCTCGCCGCCTTCGCCGTAGAGGTCGGGCAGGGCGCGGCGGCGGGTGCGGGTGGGGGTGACGAGGAGGTTTCGTACACCTCTGCCCGGAACGCCTTTCCCGGGATCGTCACCGCCGTGAAGCTCGGCGACGTCGCCGCTCAGGTCGAGATCCAGGCCGGGCCGCACCGGCTCGTCTCACTGCTCACCCGCGAGGCCGTGGAGGAGCTCGGCCTCGAAGTCGGGGTCGAGGCCACTGCCCGGGTCAAGTCCACCAGTGTGCACATCGATCGTGCGTGA
- a CDS encoding YtxH domain-containing protein encodes MRYRLTFVAGLALGYVLGTRAGRERYEQLRKSAREISQNPAVRNTVESATQQGREVAGKAFHTVSERVGDKMPDSVAERVRSLREKGQGGAGDDWGTSNT; translated from the coding sequence ATGCGGTACCGGCTCACATTCGTGGCGGGACTGGCCCTCGGGTACGTGCTCGGAACCCGGGCCGGACGCGAGCGCTATGAGCAGTTGCGGAAGTCCGCCCGCGAGATCTCGCAGAACCCGGCCGTGCGCAACACCGTCGAGTCCGCGACGCAGCAGGGCCGCGAGGTGGCGGGCAAGGCGTTCCACACCGTCTCCGAGCGGGTCGGCGACAAGATGCCCGACTCGGTCGCCGAGCGCGTCCGCTCCCTGCGCGAGAAGGGCCAGGGCGGCGCGGGGGACGACTGGGGCACCAGCAACACCTAG
- the modA gene encoding molybdate ABC transporter substrate-binding protein: MSPKFSGRTVRRAVAAAATAALLVPLAACGSGDDGDSDGGGEKDVSLTVLAASSLTDVFAVAEKAYEKEHPGTRITVSAAGSQELAAQVKQGAPADVLVTADTRTMDGLKGETGEPTVIARNRLVIATREGNPEGIKGLKDLGSSGLKVVLADDTVPVGRYSKQVLDRQGIAVQPVSKEANVRSVLSKVELGEADAGIVYRTDAAGAPGKVDAVEIPDAQNAVASYPAATLKNSEHSDEAAAFVKWLSTPEAQKMLRDAGFQKP; the protein is encoded by the coding sequence ATGTCCCCGAAGTTCTCCGGCCGCACCGTCCGCCGTGCCGTCGCCGCTGCCGCCACCGCCGCGCTGCTCGTTCCGCTCGCCGCCTGTGGCAGTGGCGATGACGGTGACAGCGACGGTGGCGGGGAGAAGGACGTCAGTCTCACCGTTCTCGCCGCTTCCTCCCTCACCGATGTCTTCGCCGTCGCCGAGAAGGCGTACGAGAAGGAGCATCCGGGGACGAGGATCACTGTCTCCGCCGCCGGGTCGCAGGAGCTTGCCGCGCAGGTCAAGCAGGGGGCGCCCGCCGATGTGCTCGTCACCGCCGACACCAGGACCATGGACGGGCTCAAGGGTGAGACCGGTGAGCCCACCGTCATTGCAAGGAACCGGCTGGTCATCGCCACTCGGGAAGGCAATCCTGAGGGGATCAAGGGGCTCAAGGATCTCGGCAGCAGCGGGTTGAAGGTTGTTCTTGCCGACGACACCGTGCCCGTCGGGCGTTACAGCAAGCAGGTCCTCGACCGGCAGGGCATCGCCGTCCAGCCGGTCTCCAAGGAGGCCAACGTGCGGTCCGTGCTCAGCAAGGTCGAGCTGGGCGAGGCCGACGCGGGGATCGTCTATCGGACCGATGCCGCCGGCGCGCCCGGCAAGGTCGACGCCGTCGAGATCCCCGACGCGCAGAACGCCGTCGCCTCCTACCCGGCCGCGACCCTCAAGAACTCCGAGCACAGTGATGAGGCCGCCGCGTTCGTGAAGTGGCTCAGCACGCCCGAGGCACAGAAGATGCTGCGGGACGCCGGGTTCCAGAAGCCGTAG
- a CDS encoding ABC transporter permease, translating to MNLPRLRSRARVRSRAPLTLAVPAVLAVAFLLMPLVGILARTEWGDLGTHLTAPGVTQALRLSLLVSFWALGLSLLLGVPLAWLLARVEFRGKALVRSLVLLPMVLPPTVGGVALLLGFGRRGLLGPWLEDTFGIVLPFHTSGAVVAATFVAMPFLVISLEGALGGLRPGFEETAASLGASPVRVFLTVTLPMVAPGLAAGAALTWARALGEFGATITFAGNLPGTTQTLPLQVYLLLQDSPEAATSLSLLLLAIAMAVLVGLRGRWTAGGGPGRVREPMRGGGEEEGGEAATAAPSVAVAGADEKWGLHADVSGYNQLTLDARPGTTIAVVGPNGAGKTTLLRALLGLTPRAHAELRLGERDVTALPPHRRGVAWVPQEGALFPHLNALGNTAYGLRAQGVRRADARREAQAWLDRLGVGHLAHRRPAQLSGGQAQRVALARALAARPRLLLLDEPLAALDQTTRAHVRHTLRRHLDGFGGVCLIVTHDPVEAVSLADRVLVLDEGRTLQDAPPAEVTRHPRSPWVARMLGRNAWPGTAASDGTLALAGEGRLVVADPLEEGARALAVIAPEAVSLHREKPEGSPRNVWPGTVREITTAGSRLRVLVTSGEAPDLVAEITPQAAVELGLVEGAGVWTSVKATEVSVVGL from the coding sequence ATGAACCTGCCCCGACTTCGTTCTCGCGCGCGCGTGCGGTCCCGCGCGCCGCTCACGCTCGCTGTGCCCGCGGTGCTCGCCGTCGCCTTCCTGCTGATGCCGCTCGTCGGCATCCTCGCCCGGACCGAGTGGGGCGACCTCGGAACACACCTGACGGCTCCCGGGGTCACCCAGGCCCTCAGGCTGTCGCTGCTCGTGTCGTTCTGGGCCCTCGGGCTCTCGCTCCTGCTCGGGGTGCCACTGGCCTGGCTGCTCGCGCGGGTGGAGTTCCGGGGGAAGGCGCTCGTACGGTCCCTCGTGCTGCTGCCGATGGTGCTGCCGCCGACCGTCGGCGGCGTCGCGCTGCTCCTCGGGTTCGGGCGACGCGGGCTCCTCGGGCCGTGGCTGGAGGACACCTTCGGGATCGTGCTGCCCTTCCACACGTCGGGCGCGGTGGTCGCGGCGACGTTCGTCGCCATGCCGTTCCTCGTCATCAGTCTGGAGGGCGCGCTGGGCGGGCTTCGGCCCGGGTTCGAGGAGACCGCGGCGTCGCTGGGAGCCTCGCCGGTACGGGTGTTCCTCACCGTCACCCTGCCGATGGTCGCCCCCGGACTCGCCGCCGGAGCCGCGCTGACCTGGGCGCGGGCGCTCGGCGAGTTCGGTGCCACGATCACTTTCGCGGGGAACCTGCCGGGGACGACGCAGACTCTGCCGCTCCAGGTGTACCTGCTGTTGCAGGACTCCCCGGAGGCGGCGACTTCGCTGTCGTTGCTGCTGCTCGCCATCGCCATGGCCGTGCTCGTCGGGTTGCGCGGGCGGTGGACGGCGGGGGGCGGTCCGGGGCGGGTACGGGAGCCCATGCGGGGCGGCGGCGAGGAGGAGGGCGGGGAAGCGGCGACCGCGGCTCCGTCCGTGGCGGTCGCCGGGGCGGACGAGAAGTGGGGGCTGCACGCCGACGTCAGCGGCTACAACCAGCTCACCCTCGACGCCAGGCCCGGCACCACCATCGCCGTCGTCGGGCCCAACGGTGCGGGCAAGACGACGTTGCTGCGCGCGCTCCTCGGCCTCACCCCACGCGCCCACGCGGAGCTCCGGCTCGGCGAACGCGACGTCACCGCGCTGCCCCCGCACCGGCGCGGGGTCGCCTGGGTGCCGCAGGAAGGCGCGCTCTTCCCCCATCTGAACGCGCTCGGCAACACCGCGTACGGCCTGCGGGCACAGGGCGTACGGCGTGCCGACGCACGGCGCGAGGCGCAGGCCTGGCTCGACCGCCTCGGCGTCGGGCACTTGGCGCACCGTCGGCCCGCGCAGCTCTCCGGCGGGCAGGCCCAGCGGGTCGCCCTGGCCCGTGCCCTGGCCGCCCGCCCCCGGCTGCTCCTCCTCGACGAGCCGCTCGCCGCCCTCGACCAGACCACCCGCGCCCACGTCCGGCACACCCTGCGCCGCCACCTCGACGGGTTCGGCGGCGTCTGCCTCATCGTCACGCACGACCCCGTCGAGGCGGTATCGCTGGCGGACCGGGTCCTCGTACTCGACGAAGGACGTACGTTGCAGGACGCGCCGCCCGCCGAGGTCACCCGGCACCCGCGCTCGCCCTGGGTGGCCCGCATGCTCGGCCGCAACGCCTGGCCCGGCACCGCCGCCTCCGACGGGACGCTCGCGCTGGCGGGGGAGGGACGCCTGGTCGTCGCCGATCCGCTGGAGGAGGGCGCGCGGGCGCTCGCGGTCATCGCTCCGGAGGCCGTGTCCCTGCACCGAGAGAAGCCGGAGGGCAGCCCGCGCAATGTGTGGCCGGGGACAGTGCGTGAGATCACCACGGCGGGCAGTCGACTGCGCGTCCTCGTCACCTCGGGCGAGGCGCCGGACCTGGTCGCCGAGATCACCCCGCAGGCGGCGGTGGAGCTCGGGCTCGTGGAGGGGGCCGGGGTGTGGACGAGCGTGAAGGCGACGGAGGTGTCGGTGGTGGGGCTTTGA
- a CDS encoding ABC transporter ATP-binding protein: MLIRLLRTHLRPYQKPIVLLVLLQFLQTCAALYLPSLNADIIDNGVVEGDTGYILGFGGIMIAVTVVQMVCNIGAVFYGARTAAALGRDVRAAVFDRVQSFSAREVGQFGAPSLITRTTNDVQQVQMLVLMSFTLMVTAPIMCVGGIVMALGQDVPLSTVLVAVVPVLGISVSLIVRRLRPLFRAMQERLDTVNRVLREQITGNRVIRAFVRDDYEKERFRKANADLTEVSLGSGKLLALMFPIVMTVVNISSIAVVWFGAHRIDGGGMRIGALTAFLAYLMQIVMSVMMATFMFMMVPRAEVCAERIEEVLDTASSVVPPTAPARELRSHGHLEIRDAGFRYPGAEEPVLKSVHVVARPGETTAVIGSTGSGKSTLLNLVPRLIDATEGEVLVGGVDVATIDPALLARTVGLVPQKPYLFAGTVASNLRYGNPDATDEELWHALEVAQAKEFVEGLEEGLDAPISQGGTNVSGGQRQRLSIARTLVQRPEIYLFDDSFSALDYATDAALRSALGRETAEATVVIVAQRVSTIRDADRIVVLDEGRVVGTGSHRELMESNETYREIVLSQLTEAEAA; encoded by the coding sequence GTGCTCATACGACTCCTGCGGACACATCTGCGTCCGTACCAGAAACCCATCGTCCTGCTGGTGCTGCTGCAGTTCCTGCAGACCTGCGCCGCGCTCTACCTGCCCAGCCTGAACGCCGACATCATCGACAACGGTGTCGTCGAGGGCGACACGGGTTACATCCTCGGCTTCGGCGGCATCATGATCGCCGTCACCGTCGTGCAGATGGTCTGCAACATCGGCGCCGTCTTCTACGGCGCGCGGACCGCCGCCGCCCTCGGCCGCGACGTGCGGGCCGCCGTCTTCGACCGGGTCCAGTCGTTCTCGGCGCGCGAGGTGGGGCAGTTCGGCGCCCCGTCGCTGATCACGAGGACGACCAACGACGTCCAGCAGGTGCAGATGCTGGTCCTGATGTCGTTCACGCTGATGGTGACCGCGCCCATCATGTGCGTGGGCGGCATCGTGATGGCGCTCGGCCAGGACGTGCCGCTGTCCACGGTCCTGGTCGCCGTCGTGCCCGTCCTCGGCATCAGTGTCAGCCTGATCGTGCGGCGGCTGCGTCCGCTGTTCCGTGCCATGCAGGAGCGGCTCGACACCGTGAACCGCGTGCTGCGCGAGCAGATCACCGGCAACCGCGTCATCCGCGCCTTCGTCCGCGACGACTACGAGAAGGAGCGCTTCCGCAAGGCCAACGCCGACCTGACCGAGGTCTCCCTCGGCAGCGGCAAGCTGCTCGCGCTGATGTTCCCGATCGTCATGACCGTCGTGAACATCTCCTCGATCGCGGTGGTCTGGTTCGGCGCGCACCGGATCGACGGCGGCGGCATGCGGATCGGTGCGCTCACCGCGTTCCTCGCCTATCTGATGCAGATCGTGATGTCCGTGATGATGGCCACCTTCATGTTCATGATGGTGCCGCGCGCGGAGGTCTGTGCAGAACGCATCGAGGAGGTCCTGGACACCGCCAGCAGCGTGGTGCCCCCGACCGCCCCGGCGCGCGAGCTGCGCAGCCACGGCCACCTGGAGATACGGGACGCCGGTTTCCGCTATCCCGGCGCCGAGGAGCCCGTCCTGAAGTCCGTCCACGTGGTCGCGCGGCCCGGCGAGACGACCGCCGTGATCGGGTCGACCGGCAGCGGCAAGTCGACGCTGCTGAACCTCGTACCGCGGCTGATCGACGCGACGGAGGGCGAAGTCCTGGTCGGCGGCGTGGACGTGGCGACCATCGATCCCGCGCTGCTCGCGAGGACGGTCGGCCTCGTCCCGCAGAAGCCGTACCTGTTCGCCGGGACCGTCGCGTCCAATCTGCGGTACGGAAACCCGGACGCCACCGACGAGGAGCTCTGGCACGCGCTGGAGGTCGCCCAGGCCAAGGAGTTCGTCGAGGGTCTGGAAGAAGGGCTCGACGCGCCCATCTCCCAGGGCGGGACCAATGTGTCCGGCGGCCAGCGGCAGCGTCTGTCCATCGCGCGCACGCTCGTGCAGCGCCCGGAGATCTACCTCTTCGACGACTCGTTCTCCGCGCTCGACTACGCCACCGACGCCGCGCTGCGCTCCGCGCTCGGCCGGGAGACCGCGGAGGCGACCGTCGTGATCGTCGCCCAGCGCGTGTCGACGATCCGGGACGCCGACCGCATCGTCGTCCTCGACGAGGGCCGCGTCGTGGGCACCGGCAGCCACCGGGAGCTGATGGAGAGCAACGAGACCTACCGGGAGATCGTGCTCTCCCAGCTGACGGAAGCGGAGGCCGCGTAA